A single genomic interval of Lucilia cuprina isolate Lc7/37 chromosome 2, ASM2204524v1, whole genome shotgun sequence harbors:
- the LOC111689814 gene encoding uncharacterized protein LOC111689814: protein MLLITISCRYEYIEVIRENWNLKYSACFILCPVRPPEYDVPDYVSIVARLRAPPGNILKLRNTDWDEDLLKVNKTAESKFETSNRSKSNQAPIINKLPSEAEMKDEIAICVKPFHFDYDQSLFLMEFLEFYSLLGVSHFTFYNHTVGTHASCVLDHYIRGDIPANSTAQDVFDVNETAKKLEDPSSTSSLPPPKYLKSPNYHPPSVQILPWNLRMRSQKEIRTEGLFAALNDCLYRTMYRYKYLALVDLDEFIVPRLNDTLQELLSSLNSRFRNRNLGAYSFQNAFFYLQFADDPLITHLVDGENLDMAKLKAALVTQRKTRRRFKLHPQKQRSKYICKPEDVIEAGNHFVWEYAPGKGSLNVPPTDAILQHYRVCEFGGNDCIKAPSTVDRTAIKYVNRLVERVYSVYSHLKDKCDLPPLPPIPKPAPLPKLEMKPIIRKVTNDKSVNRNDELIKSTAIDKKIDKLVKNNEIVREKQAKKKATTLTTILTNTQLTNETQTANAGQQQHSKVNKTTTITLNKSSSSSGSSSSSSTTTTAISTISTITTTTTSIRTTTKDLTTTTTAMNPFLLKKPHKVVVFFIDDKGQSRARLEYH, encoded by the exons atgcttttaataaCTATTTCCTGTCGTTATGagtacatagaa GTTATTCGAGAAAATTGGAATCTTAAGTATAGTGCTTGTTTTATCCTATGTCCAGTACGTCCGCCCGAATATGATGTTCCTGATTATGTCAGTATAGTAGCACGTCTGCGTGCACCACCCGGTAATATTTTGAAGCTAAGAAATACTGACTGGGATGAAGATCTATTGAAAGTCAACAAAACAGCTGAATCAAAATTTGAGACTTCAAATCGATCCAAATCTAACCAAGCTCCCATTATCAATAAGTTACCCTCGGAGGCTGAAATGAAAGATGAAATTGCTATATGTGTTAAACCATTTCATTTCGATTATGATCAATCTCTCTTCCTAATGGAATTCCTGGAATTTTATTCCCTATTAGGTGTGTCACATTTTACCTTCTACAATCATACGGTAGGTACTCATGCTTCATGTGTACTGGATCATTATATACGAGGGGATATACCGGCAAATTCAACGGCTCAAGATGTGTTTGATGTTAATGAAACGGCTAAAAAGCTTGAGG atCCTTCATCTACATCCTCTTTACCACCGCCCAAGTATTTGAAAAGCCCTAACTATCATCCTCCCTCGGTTCAAATTTTACCATGGAATTTGCGTATGCGTTCGCAAAAGGAAATACGTACTGAAGGCTTATTTGCGGCTTTAAACGATTGTCTATACCGTACCATGTATCGTTATAAATATTTGGCTTTAGTGGATTTGGACGAATTTATAGTACCAAGATTAAATGATACTTTGCAAGAGTTATTAAG CTCCTTGAATTCCCGTTTTCGCAATCGTAATTTGGGTGCCTATTCTTTTCAAAATGCtttcttttatttgcaatttgcCGATGATCCTCTTATCACCCATTTGGTCGATGGTGAGAATTTGGATATGGCAAAGTTGAAGGCAGCTTTAGTGACTCAGAGAAAAACAAGAAG ACGCTTTAAGTTACATCCTCAGAAACAACGATCCAAATACATTTGCAAGCCGGAAGATGTTATTGAGGCTGGTAACCATTTTGTTTGGGAATATGCACCAGGCAAGGGTTCATTAAACGTACCACCTACCGATGCCATCTTACAGCACTATAGA GTTTGTGAATTTGGTGGTAATGACTGTATTAAGGCTCCCTCTACGGTTGATCGTACCGCTATCAAATATGTTAATCGTTTGGTAGAACGTGTCTATAGTGTCTATAGTCATCTTAAAGATAAATGTGATTTACCACCCTTGCCACCGATACCCAAACCGGCACCACTACCCAAACTGGAAATGAAACCCATTATAAGAAAGGTAACAAATGATAAGAGTGTAAATAGAAATgatgaattaataaaaagtacGGCGATAGATAAGAAAATTGATAAATTGGTAAAAAACAACGAAATCGTGCGCGAAAAACAAGCGAAAAAGAAAGCAACTACTTTAACAACGATACTAACGAATACCCAATTAACGAATGAGACACAAACAGCAAATGCTggacaacaacaacattcaaAAGTGAATAAAACAACAACGATTACACTAAATAAAAGTAGCAGTAGTAGTGGTAGCAGCAGTAGTAGTTCAACAACTACAACTGCTATCTCTACTATATCCACCATTACCACTACCACCACAAGCATAAGAACAACAACGAAAGATTTAACTACTACGACGACAGCAATGAATccatttcttttaaagaaacccCATAAAGTGGTGGTATTTTTCATTGACGATAAGGGTCAATCTAGGGCAAGACTAGAATATCATTAA